From the Nocardiopsis changdeensis genome, one window contains:
- a CDS encoding nitronate monooxygenase: MSHLSDLLRERPLVQAPMAGGASTPELVDAVARAGGLGFLAAGYLAPEQVEEQVARVRGLGVAAFGVNVFVPGPAGDPAAVRDYREELGAEAERHGTAPGEPVHDDDAWEAKIDLLERLGVPVVGFTFGCPDGNVLRRLQEAGSAVVVTVTSVDEALLAVARGADGLCAQGAEAGGHRAAFDPTRGGELPTAELVAALAGAVEVPVIGAGGIMTGGEAAAVLEAGAAAVQLGTAFLRCPESGAQPAHKLALIDPDFTETTLTWAFTGRPARGLVNRFIIEHPKAPYAYPELHHMTRPLRAAAARASDTGGMALWAGTGFRRATDDPAAEVVARLRREAAQAGARL; the protein is encoded by the coding sequence ATGAGCCATCTGTCGGATCTGTTGCGGGAACGGCCGCTCGTCCAGGCGCCCATGGCGGGCGGGGCCTCCACTCCGGAGCTGGTGGACGCGGTGGCCCGGGCCGGGGGCCTGGGGTTCCTGGCCGCCGGGTACCTGGCGCCGGAGCAGGTGGAGGAGCAGGTCGCCCGGGTGCGCGGGCTCGGGGTGGCGGCGTTCGGGGTGAACGTGTTCGTGCCCGGGCCCGCCGGCGACCCCGCCGCGGTGCGGGACTACCGCGAGGAGCTGGGCGCCGAGGCCGAACGCCACGGGACGGCCCCGGGCGAGCCGGTCCACGACGACGACGCATGGGAGGCCAAGATCGACCTCCTGGAGCGGCTGGGCGTCCCGGTCGTGGGCTTCACGTTCGGCTGCCCCGACGGCAACGTGCTGCGCCGCCTCCAGGAGGCCGGGTCCGCGGTGGTCGTCACCGTCACCTCGGTGGACGAGGCGCTGCTGGCGGTGGCCCGCGGCGCCGACGGCCTGTGCGCTCAGGGGGCGGAGGCCGGCGGGCACCGGGCCGCGTTCGACCCGACGCGCGGCGGCGAACTGCCGACCGCGGAGCTGGTGGCGGCGCTGGCCGGGGCCGTCGAGGTCCCGGTGATCGGCGCGGGCGGGATCATGACGGGCGGCGAGGCCGCCGCGGTGCTGGAGGCGGGCGCGGCGGCGGTGCAGCTGGGCACGGCGTTCCTGCGCTGCCCCGAGAGCGGGGCCCAGCCCGCCCACAAGCTGGCGCTGATCGACCCCGACTTCACCGAGACCACCCTGACCTGGGCGTTCACCGGGCGTCCCGCGCGCGGCCTGGTCAACCGGTTCATCATCGAGCACCCCAAGGCCCCGTACGCCTACCCGGAGCTGCACCACATGACCCGGCCGCTGCGGGCGGCCGCGGCGCGGGCCTCCGACACGGGCGGCATGGCGCTGTGGGCCGGGACCGGCTTCCGGCGGGCCACCGACGACCCGGCCGCCGAGGTGGTGGCGCGCCTGCGCCGCGAGGCGGCCCAGGCGGGCGCCCGCCTCTGA